In Mariluticola halotolerans, one DNA window encodes the following:
- the flgH gene encoding flagellar basal body L-ring protein FlgH: protein MNLFKIATIAALVSSLGACSMMDRLASVGEAPTLTAINNPTTQAGYRPVAMPMPEIVPAAYQPNSLFSSGAKGFFKDARARRVGDILTVEVTISDSAKIANKTARSRSSTSDAGVSGVLGSIFDNYAPKELGTDASIGTDSGISDTGNGSVNRSESLSTSVAAVVTQVLPNGNLVIEGRQEVRVNFEVRDLIIAGIVRPEDVGNNNTIASSKIAEARIAYGGRGQITDVQQPRYGAQVMDAILPF, encoded by the coding sequence ATGAACCTCTTCAAAATCGCAACCATTGCAGCCCTGGTCAGTTCGCTTGGTGCCTGCTCCATGATGGACCGGCTGGCCTCTGTGGGCGAAGCGCCGACGCTGACGGCCATCAACAATCCCACCACCCAGGCCGGCTATCGCCCCGTGGCGATGCCAATGCCTGAAATCGTGCCCGCCGCCTATCAGCCCAATTCGCTGTTCAGCTCCGGGGCCAAGGGCTTTTTCAAGGATGCCCGTGCCCGCCGGGTTGGCGACATCCTGACGGTTGAAGTGACGATTTCGGACAGCGCCAAGATTGCCAACAAGACTGCGCGCAGCCGCTCCTCAACGAGCGATGCCGGTGTCAGCGGTGTGCTGGGCTCGATCTTTGACAATTACGCCCCCAAGGAACTGGGCACGGATGCCTCCATTGGCACCGATTCCGGCATTAGCGATACCGGCAATGGCTCGGTCAACCGGTCAGAAAGCCTGAGCACATCGGTTGCAGCCGTTGTGACCCAGGTGTTGCCGAACGGCAATCTGGTGATTGAGGGCCGTCAGGAAGTGCGGGTCAATTTCGAGGTGCGTGACCTGATCATCGCCGGCATCGTGCGGCCTGAGGATGTGGGCAACAACAACACCATCGCCTCCTCGAAAATCGCCGAAGCCCGGATTGCCTATGGTGGCCGTGGCCAGATCACCGATGTGCAGCAGCCCCGCTATGGCGCGCAGGTGATGGACGCGATCCTGCCCTTCTAG
- a CDS encoding carboxypeptidase M32 — translation MSWQKLDDLSNSLEAFEHALSILGADEATNMPAGGGEKRAEAMSALAAQHHELATAPAIAEWIETAENADLADDQRIGLAEFKRRYVNATCLPSDFVRRQTTATMQSEQLWRTLRPSGDWAQFAPALEKVVALAREEAGLRSDVTGLAPYDALMEQFDPGNRVAELNPVFSALKSFLKEFLPEALAAQNERLAKRPLKDFNGPYSIEKQRALGLSAMQGIGFDFNHGRLDVSHHPFCGGVPTDVRMTTRYRTDEFLTALMGVLHETGHALYEQGLPRENAHWPHNKARGMGAHESQSLFVEMQMARSPEFWQWALPLVHEHMGADAIAGWDVEDVLARVNYVERGLIRVDADEITYPLHVILRFELEQELISGALKVSDIPEAWNAKMTEYLGLETLKDPANGPMQDVHWPAGLFGYFPSYTLGAMMAAQQWAAMEKAIPDVGSQISRGDFEAINGWRRDNIWSQGSRWTTPELLTRATGEPLNPDYFTTHLKKRYLG, via the coding sequence ATGTCCTGGCAGAAACTAGACGACCTCAGTAATTCGCTGGAAGCCTTTGAGCATGCGCTGTCGATTCTCGGCGCTGATGAGGCGACGAATATGCCGGCGGGCGGCGGTGAGAAGCGGGCCGAGGCCATGTCGGCGCTCGCCGCCCAGCACCATGAACTGGCGACTGCGCCGGCAATTGCCGAATGGATTGAGACTGCGGAAAACGCGGATCTGGCAGATGATCAGCGCATTGGCCTTGCCGAATTCAAGCGGCGCTATGTGAATGCGACCTGCCTGCCCTCGGATTTTGTGCGGCGGCAAACCACAGCGACCATGCAATCGGAACAGCTTTGGCGCACCTTGCGGCCGAGCGGCGACTGGGCGCAATTTGCCCCCGCGCTGGAAAAGGTTGTGGCGCTGGCGCGCGAGGAAGCGGGTTTGCGCAGCGATGTGACGGGGCTGGCCCCCTATGACGCGCTGATGGAGCAGTTTGACCCCGGCAACCGGGTGGCCGAACTCAACCCGGTGTTTTCAGCGCTCAAAAGCTTTCTCAAGGAGTTTTTGCCCGAAGCCCTGGCCGCGCAGAACGAGCGGCTGGCCAAGCGGCCTTTGAAGGATTTCAACGGGCCCTATTCGATTGAAAAACAGCGGGCACTGGGCCTGTCGGCCATGCAGGGCATTGGCTTTGATTTCAACCATGGCCGGCTTGATGTGTCGCATCACCCGTTTTGCGGCGGGGTGCCGACTGATGTGCGCATGACCACGCGTTATCGCACCGACGAGTTTTTGACAGCCCTGATGGGGGTTTTGCACGAGACGGGCCATGCGCTTTATGAGCAGGGCCTGCCGCGCGAGAACGCCCATTGGCCGCATAACAAGGCGCGCGGCATGGGTGCCCATGAAAGCCAGAGCCTTTTTGTGGAAATGCAAATGGCGCGCAGCCCGGAATTCTGGCAATGGGCGCTGCCGCTGGTGCATGAGCATATGGGGGCCGACGCCATTGCCGGCTGGGATGTGGAAGATGTGCTGGCACGGGTCAATTATGTCGAACGCGGGCTGATCCGGGTCGATGCGGACGAGATCACTTATCCGCTGCATGTGATCTTGCGGTTCGAACTGGAGCAGGAACTGATCTCCGGCGCGCTGAAAGTCTCAGACATTCCAGAGGCCTGGAACGCGAAGATGACCGAATATCTCGGGCTGGAAACGCTCAAGGACCCGGCCAATGGCCCGATGCAGGATGTGCATTGGCCCGCCGGGCTGTTCGGCTATTTCCCCTCCTATACGCTTGGCGCGATGATGGCGGCGCAGCAATGGGCGGCGATGGAAAAGGCCATTCCCGATGTCGGGAGCCAGATCAGCCGGGGCGATTTTGAAGCCATCAACGGCTGGCGGCGCGACAATATCTGGTCGCAGGGGTCGCGCTGGACAACGCCGGAACTCTTGACCCGCGCCACCGGCGAACCGCTCAACCCGGATTATTTCACCACGCATCTGAAAAAGCGCTATCTGGGATAA
- a CDS encoding class I SAM-dependent methyltransferase translates to MVLYTAHSGSGLWRLEGDNDDAPPPYWAYHWAGGNVLARHLSTCPEAVRGRHVLDLGTGSGLVAIAAAKAGARKVTAADIDPYAIAAAGLNALANGVAIEAICADLTTGPAPDVDMILAGDLFYAPELATRVTAFLDRCLAAGIDVLVGDPGRDFLPHPRLRGIAKYAVPDFGDASAETRASGVFVFGT, encoded by the coding sequence ATTGTGCTTTATACCGCCCATTCGGGCAGTGGCCTGTGGCGGCTGGAGGGCGATAATGATGACGCGCCACCGCCCTATTGGGCCTATCACTGGGCCGGGGGCAATGTGCTGGCGCGGCACTTATCGACCTGCCCCGAGGCGGTGCGCGGCCGCCATGTGCTGGATCTCGGCACCGGGTCCGGCCTTGTCGCGATTGCCGCTGCAAAGGCCGGGGCCCGCAAGGTGACGGCGGCGGACATTGACCCTTATGCCATTGCCGCCGCTGGATTAAATGCGTTGGCGAACGGGGTGGCAATTGAAGCGATATGTGCTGATTTAACGACCGGCCCGGCCCCTGATGTTGACATGATACTGGCCGGTGACCTGTTCTACGCCCCCGAACTGGCCACCCGCGTCACCGCATTTCTCGACCGCTGCCTTGCCGCCGGTATTGACGTACTGGTCGGCGACCCCGGCCGCGATTTCCTGCCCCATCCCCGGCTGCGCGGGATCGCTAAATATGCCGTGCCGGATTTTGGTGATGCAAGCGCTGAGACGCGGGCAAGCGGGGTGTTTGTGTTTGGGACGTAG
- the flgA gene encoding flagellar basal body P-ring formation chaperone FlgA has product MIFRPNLHLAALALFASTALPAFAAPVLRADVAVSSAIVTVGDMFTGAGNDAERALFRAPAPGTSGAVSLEAIKVAAKRVGITEFDHSEIRRVQVERTGIALDEPTLKEMIRQDLIQRGIIADEVIARISFSDAFSTLYAAESDEPVRLSDLRYTESSGAFSARFSIAGVNAPLDLKGRLDLLIEAPHLSTSLPMGAVLSPDDIEMRPISLRYADSAGIAPVEALVGKALKRPARAGMLLAASNVAEPQVIGRSDMVTLYYRKGPLNLTVKGQALNAAARGETVAVLNLVSKKIVNGIAVEPGAVELVFDDMRLAAIKN; this is encoded by the coding sequence ATGATTTTCCGCCCAAACCTTCACCTGGCAGCGCTGGCCCTTTTTGCCAGCACCGCCCTGCCCGCCTTCGCCGCGCCTGTGTTGCGCGCCGATGTGGCGGTCAGTTCCGCAATCGTTACCGTCGGCGACATGTTTACCGGCGCGGGCAATGATGCCGAACGCGCCCTGTTTCGCGCCCCGGCCCCCGGCACCAGCGGCGCTGTGAGCCTTGAGGCCATAAAAGTTGCGGCCAAGCGGGTTGGCATTACCGAATTCGACCATTCCGAAATCCGCCGGGTGCAGGTTGAACGCACCGGGATTGCGCTGGATGAGCCAACGCTGAAGGAAATGATCCGTCAGGACCTGATCCAGCGCGGCATCATTGCGGATGAGGTTATTGCCCGGATCAGCTTTAGCGATGCTTTTTCGACCCTTTACGCCGCCGAGAGCGACGAACCGGTCCGGTTATCCGACCTGCGCTATACCGAAAGCTCGGGCGCATTCAGCGCACGTTTTTCCATTGCCGGGGTCAATGCCCCGCTCGATCTCAAGGGCCGGCTGGACCTGCTGATTGAAGCCCCGCATCTCAGCACATCGCTGCCAATGGGGGCCGTGTTGAGCCCGGACGATATTGAAATGCGCCCGATCTCGCTGCGTTATGCCGACAGCGCCGGCATTGCCCCGGTTGAGGCGCTTGTGGGTAAGGCGCTGAAACGTCCGGCTCGCGCCGGCATGCTGCTGGCGGCATCGAATGTGGCTGAGCCGCAGGTCATCGGGCGCAGCGACATGGTGACGCTCTATTATCGCAAGGGCCCGCTCAACCTGACCGTCAAGGGCCAGGCGCTGAATGCCGCGGCCCGCGGCGAGACGGTGGCTGTGCTCAATCTCGTTTCCAAGAAAATCGTCAACGGCATTGCCGTTGAGCCTGGCGCGGTCGAACTGGTGTTCGACGATATGCGCCTCGCTGCCATCAAGAACTAA